GATTATCTCATCGCCTGCATTTATTATCGTATCACCGTGAGGAATCACGACTCCATTATCGTGATATACAGCAATAAGCACAGTATCCGCCGGTATATCCAAATTTTTGACCGCCTTGTTCACTGTTGCCGACTGACTGTCGACTTTGACCTGTACGATTGAATAATTTCCTCGGCTCATCTTCATCAGGGTCAGAACATTTTTTAGATTCATCTCTTCGACGACGATATGAGCCATCAGGTCAGCCTGATTAAGTCCCACGTCAACACCCATACCGGCATTGAACAGCCATGAGTTTTGCGGATTGTTCACGCGGGCGATCACACGCGGAACGTTAAACTCAAATTTTGCGATAGTTGAGGCAACAAGGTTTGCCTCGTCAGCACCCGTAACTGCGGCAACCACGTCGGCTTCCGTTATCCCGCATGACTCAAGTATGCTCGGGTCTGTCCCGTTCCCGAAAACTAGCACTTCAGGCGGCAATTCATTTTTGATTTTTTCAAAAACACTTTCGCGGTTTTCTATCACTTTAACAGTGCAGTTATTTTTTAAAAGCAAACCGGCAACATAAGCTCCGACTTGACCTCCGCCTATAATAATAACATTCATTGCTTTCCCTCCACTTCTAATAAAGACCCAGTAAAGATTTCAGCCTTTTTGTAGACGATGACAAAGCTGCAATATAAATAACATCATGCTTTTGCAAAGCCGTACCCATTGTGGGAAGGAAAGTTTTATTGTCACGGCTGATGGCGACAACATGTATTTCGCCAACAACAGTAAGCTCGTTGACGGTTCTTCCGACAAGAAGTGTGGGCGTATCAATTCTTACAAGCTCGACATTGCTGTCGCCGATAGTGAGAACGCTGTCAAGCTGGTTATAGCTAAGCATTTCAGTTGTGCGCAGAACGCCCCAGGTAGTGGTAGATATAGTCTGAATGCCAAGCGAGCGGTAGACCTCTGCCTTTCTCGGGTCGTACAGTCTCGAAATAACACGCGGGACTTTATAGATATTACGGGAAATCCGCCCGATCAAAGCATTTGCCTCATCGCTTTTGCTGCAAGCGACGATTGCGTCAGCCATTTTTATCTGCGCTTTTTCAAGAATACCACGGTCAAAGCCGACGCCAACAATGGTTTCTCCCTTGAAGTCTTTGCCGAGAAGCTGGAAAGCTTCGGGATCATTGTCAATAACCGTTACATTATGTCCTTTTTTCAAAAGGTTCAAAGCGAGTCCCGAACCCAGCTTGCCGCATCCGACTATAATGACTTTCATAATATAAACCTCCTACCTTCTTTTACTGTATTTCCGGAAAATAAGTTTTCTGAGTTCTTCTATAAGAACGAGCGGAATCGGCAGAATAATTAGGAACAACCATTCTTTAAGACCGATCGGCGCCGTGTTGAATATTCCCTGAAGGAACGGTACATATATAAGTGCGCTAAGCAAAAATATCTCAAATATGATGCCGAAAACGATTTTTCTGTTGCTGAATATCCCGACTTTAAATAATGATTGAACATTAGTTCGGCAGTTCAGCACGATACCTATCTGGCAGAATACGATGGAGGCAAGAGTCAAAGTCGTCGCCTGTCTGTAAACAAACCCAGTTGAGGCAAGCGGCACACTCGGCCAGCCATGCAGATAATTCACAAAGAAATATGCGCCCATTGAAATGACCGATTCAATTAGTCCATACCATAAAAATGCTTTTATAATAAGGTTTTTATGAAGTAAAGTGTCCTTTCTTGACCTCGGCGGCTGATCCATAACACCTTTTTCAGGAAGCTCACATCCAAGACCAAGCGCCGGCATCATATCTGTTCCAAGATCGACAGCAAGTATCTGCATTACGGACAGCGGCAGCGGGATTCCGCCCCTTGAGAACAGGAATGCCGCTGAAGGCACAGCCTCCGGCGTGTTGCTGTTTAGGATATAAAGCAAGAATCTTCTGATATTGCTGTAAACCGCGCGGCCTTCCTCGATTGCCCTTACGATTGAGGCGAAATTGTCGTCCGTCAAAATCATATCCGCGGCTTCCTTTGCAACGTCAGTTCCCGAAATGCCCATTGCAACGCCAATATCAGCCTTTTTAAGTGCCGGCGAGTCGTTGACTCCATCACCCGTCACTGCAACAATGTGTCCCATTTCCTGCAGACAGCAGACGACTCTGTATTTCTGCTCCGGCGCAACTCTTGCGAATATGATCTCATCTTTAAGGGCCTCTTTCAGCTCATCATCCGAAATATTTTCAAGGTCAACGCCTGATAATATGCGCGGATGCTCGCCCTGAACGATCCCTATGCGCTTTGCTATGCTCTCAGCGGTAAGTCCATAGTCGCCGGTTATCATTATGATTCTGATATTAGCCTTGTGGCAAAGTGCAACTGCGTCGGCAACCTCCGGTCTTGGCGGATCGGCCATAACTACAAGCCCTACAAAAGTCAGATCCTGCTCAACAAGTTCTGGCGTATATGCGCTAAGCGCCGCCGGAAGATTGCTTTCCCTTGATATTAATCTATATGCGACAGCAAGAACCCTTAAGCCGTTTCTTGCATATTTATCATTTGCTCCAACTATCTCACTGCGCTGATCATCAGTGATTTTTTCCTGCTTGCCGTTTAAATATATGCTTGTACAAAGATCCAAAACTTCTCTCGGCGCACCCTTGATATATGCAATGCGGTTGCAGCCGTTTATGGGGTTATCCAGCTGGTGAACCGTTGTCATCCTTTTACGTCTCGAATCAAAGGGCAGTTCTCTTATCCTTGGCGTAAGCGACGCCTGTTTTTCAATATCTATACCGGCTTTTTTTGCAACGACACCGAGGCAAGCTTCCGTCGGATCACCTAAAACAGTATATCTGCCCGATTCTTCTTCCGGGGGGACGACACGAGCATTGCTGCAAAGTCCTGCCGCTGTAAGAAGCAGATTCAGTTCACTATCGGTCTTCGCATTGATTTCCTTTTCTCCGTCCACGACCTTGCCGACAGGGGCATAGCCAAGCCCTGTTACCTTTAATTCTCTGCCAGGCAGCCACAGATTGTTTACAGTCATCTCGTTTTGTGTAAGCGTTCCGGTCTTATCAGAGCAGATAACAGTGGTGCACCCCAGCGTTTCAACAGCAGACAGCCTCTTTACAAGGGCGTGTTCCTTGACCATCCGCTGTACAGCCATAGCAAGTGACAGCGTAACCGTCGGAAGAAGGCCTTCAGGAATAAATGCCACAATCATGCCAAGTGCATAAACGAATGACTGGGCAACCGGTTCTTTTACGAAAAATATTGCGGCAATGAAAAATATAATTCCTATGCTTAACGAGATAATTGAAATCTGTTTTGTCAGTTTATCAAGCTCTTTTTGAAGAGGGCTTTGTTCCTCTTTCATAGACTGTGTCAGATTGGCGATCTTGCCGAATTCAGTCTGCATTCCGATGGTCGTTACAACAGCTTTAGCTGTGCCGCTTGCAACACTGGTGCCCGTGAAAATAAGGTTTGGAACTTCAAACCTTGAGAGATCTTCGCGAAGAACAGGCTCATGCGTTTTACGGACAGGGTTCGATTCGCCTGTAAGTGTCGATTGATTCACCTGAAAATCGCTGCTTTCTAAAAGGCGCGCGTCTGCGGATATCTTGTCGCCCTCCTGCAGCAACATTATGTCCCCGGGCACAAGGTCTTCAGCCAGTATCTGCTGTTCCTGCCCGCCTCTAACGACCCTTGCATAGGAGGGCAGCATACTTTTAAGCGCTTCAGTCGCCTTTCCGGCTCTATACTCCTGCCAAAAGCTGAAAACGCCGTTGATGACGTTTACAAGCCAAATAGCGATTCCAAGTTCGGGCATGTCGGCAATTATTGCGATAATGCCGCCGATCCATAAGAGGATCGCCATAAGACTTATGAAATTAGACAAAAACACCAACCAGATCGGTTTTCCTTTTTTCTCGCTTATCACATTCTTGCCAAACTTATGCTGGTTTTCCTCCGCTTCTGAGGCTGTCAGCCCGTCTCTTCTTGTCCCCAGAGCAGCAAGAGCTTCATCATATGTTTGCTTGTAGATGCTTTCATTAACATTCGTCTTTTCTTCCATTTGCAACCAATCCTTATAATTACATATTACAAGTAATATACTATATCCTTTTTTTAAAATTGCAATATTTAATTACAATTATGTGTATATTATAGTTCTTTTTTCTAATTTTTATTAAAAAAATAGCAGATAAGCCAATGACTTATCTGCTCAGACTGTCGAAATATTACACGCACCGAAAAAGCGATTTCATATAAACTTTAGTTGCTTTTTCCCTTGCCCGGATTATCCTTTTGTGACTGCCCCTTATTTAAAGAGGCGTCCGTTTTATTTACATCTTTTTTAGAATTTGAATTATTTTTTTTGCTTTTACTACTGCTCTGTTTTGAGTTACCTTTATTTTTGTCTGCGGATACGGCGGCTTCATCAGTTTTATCCTTAGCAGGTTTAACTTCAGGTTTCGTCTCTTTTTTGTTTTCTTTTATCGCGTCCATGATTTCTTTAACAGGTTTCTTTAACCATTGTTCACGGTCTATACTCTGCGAGTCCGGCGCGCTCTCCTCAAGGTTCTGAACGAGATTAAGTTTGCCTGGCGTAACGCCCAGTTCATCTGCTTCTTTTACGCGCTCTTCGCCGACGCTGACAGCCTCAATGTCAGTTTCTTCACTGTGATTCTTTGTTTCGGTTT
This Bacillota bacterium DNA region includes the following protein-coding sequences:
- a CDS encoding TrkA family potassium uptake protein gives rise to the protein MNVIIIGGGQVGAYVAGLLLKNNCTVKVIENRESVFEKIKNELPPEVLVFGNGTDPSILESCGITEADVVAAVTGADEANLVASTIAKFEFNVPRVIARVNNPQNSWLFNAGMGVDVGLNQADLMAHIVVEEMNLKNVLTLMKMSRGNYSIVQVKVDSQSATVNKAVKNLDIPADTVLIAVYHDNGVVIPHGDTIINAGDEIIAFTDGESQEKLNTLFGAK
- a CDS encoding NAD-binding protein; translation: MKVIIVGCGKLGSGLALNLLKKGHNVTVIDNDPEAFQLLGKDFKGETIVGVGFDRGILEKAQIKMADAIVACSKSDEANALIGRISRNIYKVPRVISRLYDPRKAEVYRSLGIQTISTTTWGVLRTTEMLSYNQLDSVLTIGDSNVELVRIDTPTLLVGRTVNELTVVGEIHVVAISRDNKTFLPTMGTALQKHDVIYIAALSSSTKRLKSLLGLY
- a CDS encoding cation-transporting P-type ATPase is translated as MEEKTNVNESIYKQTYDEALAALGTRRDGLTASEAEENQHKFGKNVISEKKGKPIWLVFLSNFISLMAILLWIGGIIAIIADMPELGIAIWLVNVINGVFSFWQEYRAGKATEALKSMLPSYARVVRGGQEQQILAEDLVPGDIMLLQEGDKISADARLLESSDFQVNQSTLTGESNPVRKTHEPVLREDLSRFEVPNLIFTGTSVASGTAKAVVTTIGMQTEFGKIANLTQSMKEEQSPLQKELDKLTKQISIISLSIGIIFFIAAIFFVKEPVAQSFVYALGMIVAFIPEGLLPTVTLSLAMAVQRMVKEHALVKRLSAVETLGCTTVICSDKTGTLTQNEMTVNNLWLPGRELKVTGLGYAPVGKVVDGEKEINAKTDSELNLLLTAAGLCSNARVVPPEEESGRYTVLGDPTEACLGVVAKKAGIDIEKQASLTPRIRELPFDSRRKRMTTVHQLDNPINGCNRIAYIKGAPREVLDLCTSIYLNGKQEKITDDQRSEIVGANDKYARNGLRVLAVAYRLISRESNLPAALSAYTPELVEQDLTFVGLVVMADPPRPEVADAVALCHKANIRIIMITGDYGLTAESIAKRIGIVQGEHPRILSGVDLENISDDELKEALKDEIIFARVAPEQKYRVVCCLQEMGHIVAVTGDGVNDSPALKKADIGVAMGISGTDVAKEAADMILTDDNFASIVRAIEEGRAVYSNIRRFLLYILNSNTPEAVPSAAFLFSRGGIPLPLSVMQILAVDLGTDMMPALGLGCELPEKGVMDQPPRSRKDTLLHKNLIIKAFLWYGLIESVISMGAYFFVNYLHGWPSVPLASTGFVYRQATTLTLASIVFCQIGIVLNCRTNVQSLFKVGIFSNRKIVFGIIFEIFLLSALIYVPFLQGIFNTAPIGLKEWLFLIILPIPLVLIEELRKLIFRKYSKRR